The proteins below come from a single Limosilactobacillus reuteri genomic window:
- a CDS encoding GNAT family N-acetyltransferase — MKIRKATMADLDVVVDILRDGRNQLAERGVDQWQGDYPNVTHVKEDIENGYAYLVKADDGQTVGTLAIVEAPDHFYDKLNGEWLINTENYVVIHRVAIHSRHAGKGYASKLFLSLIEYLETERPEIKSIRLSTNENNMAMQRIATKSGFKKVGTLHGAFRPSELSYVYELLTKVRVA, encoded by the coding sequence ATGAAAATCCGGAAAGCAACAATGGCAGATTTAGATGTAGTAGTAGATATTTTACGTGATGGACGTAACCAGTTAGCTGAGCGGGGCGTTGACCAATGGCAGGGGGATTATCCGAACGTTACCCATGTAAAAGAAGATATTGAGAATGGTTATGCTTATCTCGTTAAGGCAGATGATGGACAAACAGTTGGCACGTTAGCAATTGTTGAAGCACCGGATCATTTTTATGACAAACTCAACGGGGAATGGCTAATTAATACTGAAAATTATGTTGTAATCCACCGCGTAGCTATTCATTCACGGCACGCAGGAAAAGGATATGCATCCAAATTATTTTTGAGTTTGATTGAGTATTTGGAGACCGAGCGTCCAGAAATCAAATCAATTCGTTTAAGCACAAATGAAAATAATATGGCAATGCAACGGATCGCAACTAAGAGCGGCTTTAAAAAAGTGGGGACCCTCCATGGCGCCTTTCGTCCAAGTGAGTTGTCTTATGTTTATGAACTGTTAACAAAAGTGCGTGTAGCATAA
- a CDS encoding gluconokinase, whose translation MNYFIGVDVGTTSTKAVLYDQNATVLDQFSQGYSLYRDASGMAEQNPTAIVEAVEKVIHDAAQKADLTNGKLLAVSFSSANQSVIMLDKNFNPLSRVITWADTRARDVANELKNSPAGQQIYAKTGTPIHPMSPLTKIMWLNKTQADKVAQTAYFGDIKSYLFHQFFNTFKVDVSIASCTGMMNVNTCDWDDQALELANVDCSQLPEIVNGTTQAIGLTAAAQAKMGIPADTPFVYGAFDGALSNLGVGAIKQNTVAITIGTSAGVRVVTDHPVIDPQQRLFCYAVDKGLWVIGGPLNNGGDVYQWAVEHLVDASAVKNENIDPYTLANRVIEGVPAGAHGLLFHPFLGGERAPLWDANARGSFFGLSHIHTRADMLRSVMEGICMNIATVFQAVRDLVGNPASVTATGGFARAEVWRQMLADVLNCPVNIPNSFESGCLGAITMAMKSLGMIENYEIIKTLVGDISSYQPNQDAVNVYQNYLPLFKQVEGLLTPAYSTIAKLQQQSTTH comes from the coding sequence ATGAATTATTTTATCGGTGTTGATGTTGGAACTACTTCTACAAAGGCAGTTCTATATGACCAAAATGCAACTGTGTTAGATCAATTTAGCCAAGGTTATTCCCTTTACCGCGATGCTAGTGGAATGGCTGAACAAAACCCAACTGCAATTGTCGAAGCAGTCGAAAAAGTTATTCATGATGCAGCACAAAAAGCAGATTTAACAAACGGAAAATTGTTAGCGGTATCATTTTCTAGTGCTAACCAAAGTGTGATTATGCTCGACAAGAATTTCAATCCCCTTTCACGGGTCATCACTTGGGCTGATACCCGTGCACGTGATGTCGCCAACGAATTAAAGAATAGTCCTGCTGGTCAGCAAATCTATGCTAAAACAGGTACACCTATTCATCCAATGTCCCCATTGACCAAGATTATGTGGCTCAATAAGACACAAGCAGATAAGGTTGCTCAAACTGCATATTTTGGCGATATCAAATCCTACCTCTTCCACCAGTTTTTCAATACATTTAAGGTTGATGTTTCCATCGCTTCATGTACCGGAATGATGAATGTCAATACGTGTGACTGGGACGATCAAGCATTGGAACTCGCTAACGTCGACTGTTCCCAATTACCAGAAATCGTGAACGGAACAACCCAAGCGATTGGCCTAACAGCAGCGGCGCAAGCAAAAATGGGTATCCCCGCTGACACGCCATTTGTCTATGGTGCCTTTGACGGTGCTTTATCTAATTTAGGTGTGGGTGCAATTAAGCAAAATACTGTTGCCATTACGATTGGAACTTCGGCTGGTGTTCGGGTAGTAACTGACCATCCAGTGATCGATCCTCAGCAACGACTCTTCTGTTACGCCGTGGATAAAGGTTTATGGGTCATCGGCGGTCCGCTTAATAATGGTGGCGATGTCTATCAGTGGGCCGTTGAACACTTAGTTGACGCTAGTGCAGTTAAAAATGAAAATATTGATCCCTACACTCTTGCTAACCGAGTTATTGAAGGTGTTCCCGCCGGAGCTCACGGTTTGCTCTTCCACCCATTCCTTGGCGGTGAACGGGCACCATTATGGGACGCTAATGCGCGCGGTAGTTTCTTTGGACTTTCCCACATTCATACTCGTGCCGATATGCTGCGCTCAGTAATGGAAGGAATTTGTATGAATATTGCAACTGTTTTCCAAGCGGTTCGTGATCTTGTTGGTAATCCTGCAAGCGTAACTGCAACTGGCGGTTTTGCGCGAGCTGAAGTTTGGCGGCAAATGTTAGCAGACGTCTTGAACTGTCCGGTCAATATCCCGAACTCATTTGAATCTGGTTGTCTCGGTGCAATCACCATGGCAATGAAGAGTTTAGGAATGATTGAAAACTATGAAATCATTAAAACATTAGTTGGTGATATCAGTTCTTATCAACCAAATCAAGATGCGGTTAATGTTTATCAAAATTACTTACCACTTTTTAAGCAGGTCGAAGGATTATTAACACCAGCCTATTCGACCATCGCTAAATTACAACAACAATCTACTACTCATTAG
- a CDS encoding gluconate:H+ symporter — MPLLIVLIGVIILIFMIVKLKMNTFVSLVITSFIVGLLLGLPLTKIPQTIETGIGGQLGHLAIIFGFGSMLGKLVSDAGGGYRIATTLINKFGRRWIQVAVILASFIIGLALFFEVGLVVVLPIIFIIAHELDMPLMYLGIPMAATLNVTHAFLPPHPAPTAITDILGANLGHVLLLGILAAIPTIIIAGPVYNWVLQKVYPRVYRKNIDISVLGEYKEFKLEETPKFGISVLTAMMPVILIAVATICSFIFPKNNPVNEFIQFIGAPDLAMLLSLIFAIFTMGLWRNKKMEEISTALADSIKQISVMLLIIGGGGAFKQVLVDGGISKYISGLFAQTNISPILAAWLITALLRMSLGSSTVAAMTAAGLVVPMAHQFGGNSIMATLMVLSIGAGSVFCGHVNDAGFWMIKEYFGLSLKETLLSWTTLTSVLALAGLGAVYAISLFV, encoded by the coding sequence ATGCCTTTACTTATTGTTTTAATCGGGGTTATTATCTTAATTTTCATGATTGTTAAACTAAAGATGAACACTTTCGTTAGTTTAGTAATCACATCATTCATCGTTGGTTTGTTACTCGGCCTTCCACTTACAAAAATTCCGCAGACAATTGAAACCGGGATCGGGGGCCAATTAGGACACTTAGCTATTATCTTTGGTTTCGGGTCAATGCTTGGTAAATTAGTTTCTGATGCCGGTGGTGGATATCGAATTGCAACAACATTGATTAATAAGTTTGGTCGGCGTTGGATCCAAGTTGCTGTTATCCTTGCCTCCTTTATCATTGGGTTAGCATTATTCTTTGAAGTTGGGCTTGTCGTTGTTTTACCAATTATCTTTATTATCGCCCACGAGCTTGATATGCCATTGATGTATCTTGGTATTCCAATGGCAGCAACCTTAAACGTTACCCACGCTTTCTTACCACCACATCCCGCTCCAACTGCTATCACGGACATTCTTGGTGCAAACCTTGGACACGTCTTGCTGCTTGGTATTTTAGCTGCAATCCCAACAATCATTATTGCTGGTCCAGTTTATAACTGGGTATTACAAAAAGTTTATCCGCGTGTTTACCGTAAAAATATTGATATTTCAGTTCTTGGCGAATATAAAGAATTCAAGCTTGAAGAAACGCCTAAGTTCGGTATCTCCGTTCTAACTGCAATGATGCCAGTTATTTTAATTGCCGTTGCTACTATTTGTTCATTTATTTTCCCTAAGAACAATCCAGTTAATGAATTCATTCAATTTATTGGTGCACCTGACCTTGCAATGCTTCTTTCATTAATCTTCGCAATCTTTACAATGGGATTATGGCGAAACAAGAAAATGGAAGAAATTTCAACCGCCCTTGCCGACTCAATCAAGCAAATTTCTGTAATGCTTTTGATCATCGGTGGTGGTGGTGCCTTCAAGCAAGTTCTTGTTGATGGTGGAATTTCAAAATATATTTCTGGTTTATTCGCTCAAACTAACATTTCACCAATTCTAGCTGCTTGGTTAATTACTGCTTTATTACGGATGTCACTTGGATCCTCAACAGTTGCTGCGATGACCGCTGCCGGCCTTGTGGTTCCAATGGCTCACCAATTTGGCGGTAACTCAATTATGGCAACATTGATGGTTCTTTCCATCGGTGCTGGTTCTGTCTTTTGTGGACACGTTAATGATGCCGGTTTCTGGATGATTAAGGAATATTTTGGTCTTTCATTAAAGGAAACTTTACTTTCGTGGACAACTCTTACTTCCGTCTTAGCTCTTGCTGGATTGGGAGCCGTCTATGCCATTTCATTATTTGTCTAA
- a CDS encoding LacI family DNA-binding transcriptional regulator: MTQHTTIADVAKAAGVSVTTVSRIINGRYDKMRSATRKRVEKAIKDLHFVPTASARQLRQTHSHVVGILVGDISNPFSSLLAKGIDDVLQQAGYDILLMNTNNSQENESRALQRLYQQRVDGIIVQPNSRHFSQFAPAIHNDIPLVIVDREVDDQPSTVGKVTSANRDACYNLGKILYQYGYQNILTVSAHFAEASGQIPRIAGLKVAAADNGLSYHNIETRGHDRQWLAKTFLQQLNKLKGKTAVVSLMGPILFDLLAIFKELNLSFPDDLGLVSFDDWEWSQYVANGIFLLKQDMELMGSLAANKLLTQINQQSTISSTTLLPVEIIAHQSL; encoded by the coding sequence ATGACGCAACATACTACTATCGCTGACGTTGCTAAAGCAGCTGGTGTTTCGGTGACTACTGTTTCACGTATTATTAATGGTCGTTATGATAAAATGCGCTCAGCAACGCGGAAACGGGTGGAAAAAGCAATTAAAGACCTTCACTTTGTTCCAACCGCTTCTGCTCGACAGCTTCGCCAAACTCATAGTCACGTTGTTGGAATCCTCGTTGGAGATATTTCTAACCCCTTTTCATCTTTACTTGCCAAAGGGATCGATGATGTTTTGCAACAGGCAGGCTATGATATCCTCCTCATGAATACGAACAACTCTCAGGAAAATGAAAGTCGTGCTCTTCAGCGACTATACCAACAACGAGTTGACGGCATTATTGTCCAACCTAATTCCCGTCACTTTAGTCAATTTGCTCCTGCTATTCATAACGATATTCCACTAGTGATCGTTGACCGTGAAGTTGATGACCAGCCTTCTACAGTTGGTAAAGTCACTTCTGCTAATCGCGATGCTTGTTATAACCTCGGTAAGATTCTGTATCAATATGGTTATCAAAATATTTTAACTGTCAGCGCCCACTTTGCGGAGGCATCGGGTCAAATTCCTCGAATTGCCGGTTTAAAGGTTGCTGCTGCTGATAATGGGCTAAGCTATCACAATATTGAAACCCGTGGACATGATCGCCAATGGCTTGCTAAAACGTTTCTGCAACAGTTAAATAAGCTCAAAGGCAAAACTGCTGTCGTTTCATTAATGGGACCTATTTTATTTGACCTTTTAGCAATTTTTAAAGAACTAAACCTTTCTTTCCCTGATGATCTTGGCTTAGTTAGCTTTGATGATTGGGAATGGTCACAGTATGTCGCTAATGGAATTTTTCTGTTGAAGCAAGATATGGAGTTAATGGGTAGCTTAGCAGCTAATAAGCTTTTAACACAGATTAACCAACAAAGTACAATCAGTTCCACTACCCTTTTACCAGTTGAAATCATTGCACACCAGTCACTTTAG
- a CDS encoding gluconokinase: protein MNYLIGVDVGTSSTKAVLYDQDAQVITQANYGYELHRNAAGMAEQEPEEVINAAEQTIHDVATAADLSTGKLLAVSISSANQSLLLLDKNKKPLSRLITWADSRAQRAADNLKMMTEGQQLYMKTGVPVHPMSTLTKLLWLREDEPDLFNRTAYFADIKAYLFYRLFNEFKVDMSIASSTGLMNLKTCDWDDQALRVAGITKDQLPEIVDGTTQATGLVPEAQEKLGVPADTPFVYGAYDGALSNIGVGATKQNTVAITIGTSAAVRVVTDHPVIDPERRLFCYAINKGLWVVGGPLNNGGDVYEWAVKHLVDSSAVKNEQVDPYTLANHVIEGVPAGAHGLLFHPFLGGERAPLWNAKARGSFFGLSHIHTRADMLRAVMEGISMNIATVFQAVRALVGEPASVTATGGFARSKVWRQMLADILNCPVNVPDSFESGCLGSVVMAMQGLGMIDSLDTPQKFIGKVSSYQPDPAAVKVYQRYTPLFQQIEDMLAPAYSEIAKLQERQNN, encoded by the coding sequence ATGAACTACTTAATTGGTGTTGACGTTGGAACCTCTAGCACAAAGGCCGTTTTATATGATCAAGATGCGCAGGTGATCACACAAGCTAATTATGGCTACGAATTGCATCGTAATGCCGCGGGAATGGCAGAGCAAGAGCCAGAAGAAGTAATTAATGCTGCGGAACAAACTATTCATGATGTGGCTACAGCAGCTGACCTCAGTACAGGAAAACTACTGGCAGTCTCAATTTCAAGTGCAAATCAAAGCCTCCTCTTATTAGATAAAAATAAGAAGCCTCTTTCACGGTTAATCACTTGGGCAGATAGTCGAGCTCAGCGCGCAGCAGACAACCTTAAGATGATGACTGAAGGACAACAATTATATATGAAGACGGGGGTTCCTGTTCACCCTATGTCAACCTTGACAAAGCTCCTTTGGTTAAGGGAAGACGAACCTGACTTATTTAACCGCACAGCATATTTTGCTGATATTAAGGCTTACCTTTTCTACCGGTTATTTAATGAATTTAAGGTTGATATGTCAATCGCTTCCTCAACTGGCTTGATGAACCTTAAAACTTGTGATTGGGATGACCAGGCTCTTCGGGTTGCAGGAATAACCAAAGATCAACTGCCTGAAATTGTCGATGGAACAACTCAAGCAACTGGTTTAGTGCCCGAAGCCCAAGAAAAACTAGGAGTACCAGCTGATACGCCATTTGTTTATGGTGCTTACGATGGTGCCCTTTCAAATATTGGTGTTGGTGCAACCAAGCAAAATACAGTAGCAATTACAATCGGTACTTCCGCAGCTGTACGAGTCGTAACTGATCATCCTGTTATTGATCCAGAACGCCGCCTCTTCTGCTATGCTATTAATAAAGGATTGTGGGTCGTTGGTGGTCCGCTTAATAACGGTGGCGATGTCTATGAATGGGCAGTAAAACACCTTGTCGATAGTAGCGCAGTTAAAAACGAACAGGTCGATCCTTATACTTTGGCAAATCACGTTATTGAAGGAGTACCAGCAGGCGCGCATGGGCTTCTCTTTCATCCCTTCCTGGGCGGTGAACGGGCACCATTGTGGAATGCTAAAGCGCGTGGTAGTTTCTTTGGGCTTTCTCATATCCATACACGGGCTGATATGCTACGAGCAGTTATGGAAGGAATTAGCATGAACATTGCAACAGTCTTCCAAGCAGTACGAGCGTTAGTCGGTGAACCAGCGAGCGTTACTGCAACAGGTGGCTTTGCTCGCTCAAAAGTATGGCGCCAAATGCTTGCTGATATCTTAAACTGTCCGGTTAACGTTCCTGACTCATTTGAATCTGGCTGCCTCGGGTCAGTAGTTATGGCTATGCAAGGCCTGGGAATGATCGATAGTCTTGATACACCACAGAAGTTCATTGGCAAGGTTAGTTCTTACCAACCAGATCCAGCCGCAGTAAAAGTATATCAACGCTATACTCCACTCTTCCAACAAATTGAAGATATGCTTGCTCCGGCTTATTCTGAAATCGCTAAACTACAAGAACGCCAAAACAATTAA
- the amaP gene encoding alkaline shock response membrane anchor protein AmaP, giving the protein MAAWKKWWVSFVMMLQVIVGIVVVSLWFYRDQTWTIPVNDWLYSPIGQSFSAGVAVFLIIVALTVIAIAVFRPTTTKQMTIARDGANKVQIDQHAVEHSLTTSIAKFDLYNPVINLKMHRNNHNADVTVHGMLSKRTNPKLIHTVLLQTIKENLKRDFDIDLNKLHIKLSPYSNRESVNIV; this is encoded by the coding sequence ATGGCCGCATGGAAAAAATGGTGGGTTTCATTTGTAATGATGCTTCAAGTAATCGTTGGAATTGTTGTCGTATCATTATGGTTTTATCGTGACCAAACTTGGACAATTCCAGTTAATGATTGGCTTTATAGCCCCATCGGTCAAAGTTTCTCAGCAGGAGTCGCAGTATTTTTAATCATTGTTGCTTTAACCGTAATAGCGATTGCTGTTTTTCGTCCCACAACAACTAAACAAATGACAATCGCTAGAGATGGTGCTAATAAAGTTCAAATTGATCAGCATGCAGTTGAACACAGCTTAACTACTTCAATTGCCAAATTTGACCTTTATAACCCAGTGATTAACCTCAAAATGCACCGGAATAATCATAATGCAGACGTTACCGTTCATGGAATGCTCTCTAAGAGAACCAATCCAAAACTAATTCATACAGTACTACTCCAGACAATTAAAGAAAACCTAAAACGAGATTTCGACATTGACCTTAATAAATTACACATTAAGCTAAGTCCCTACTCAAACAGAGAATCAGTTAACATTGTCTAA
- a CDS encoding Asp23/Gls24 family envelope stress response protein — translation MTTTTNNKTIDEQLTFDDQVIEKIAGITASKVPGILSLDGNMFSELADKVTSGSNPTKGINADVGEKQVALKMEATIEYGKSAPEIFKAVCSEVQHAINKMTGLNLVKFELHINDVKTREEVEKDTK, via the coding sequence ATGACAACCACTACAAATAATAAAACAATTGATGAGCAATTAACATTCGATGATCAAGTAATTGAAAAAATCGCTGGGATCACCGCTAGCAAAGTTCCTGGAATCCTTTCCCTTGATGGAAATATGTTTAGTGAATTAGCAGATAAAGTAACTTCCGGAAGCAATCCAACCAAGGGTATTAATGCCGATGTTGGTGAAAAGCAAGTCGCATTAAAAATGGAAGCTACCATCGAATATGGCAAAAGCGCTCCAGAAATTTTTAAGGCTGTTTGTTCTGAGGTACAACACGCAATTAATAAAATGACTGGCTTGAATTTAGTTAAGTTTGAGCTACATATCAATGATGTTAAAACAAGAGAAGAAGTAGAAAAAGATACAAAATAA
- a CDS encoding GNAT family N-acetyltransferase, giving the protein MELQYRKATLEDLPKIVEIYNQIIPSRLATADLTPITVDARKEWFEAFDENHPIWVIEHQNEVLGWVALEHFYGRPAYNHTSEIAIYLDQRLRKQGVGTKTMEFIIGQLPNLAVDTIVAYIFGHNIPSLKLFKSFGFTQWGLLPQVAELDGIKRDLVILGRHFK; this is encoded by the coding sequence GTGGAGTTACAATACCGCAAAGCGACACTTGAAGATTTACCCAAAATTGTTGAAATTTATAATCAAATTATTCCATCACGGTTAGCAACTGCAGATCTCACCCCGATAACGGTTGACGCACGCAAAGAATGGTTTGAAGCATTTGACGAAAATCATCCAATCTGGGTAATTGAACATCAAAATGAGGTTCTCGGTTGGGTGGCCCTTGAACATTTTTATGGTCGTCCAGCATATAATCATACTAGTGAAATTGCTATTTACCTTGATCAACGGTTGCGGAAACAAGGAGTTGGTACAAAAACCATGGAATTCATTATTGGTCAATTGCCTAATTTAGCAGTTGATACAATCGTGGCTTATATTTTTGGCCATAATATTCCAAGCCTAAAGTTATTTAAATCGTTTGGTTTTACTCAATGGGGCCTTTTACCACAAGTAGCAGAGCTTGATGGGATTAAACGTGATTTAGTTATTTTAGGCCGCCATTTTAAATGA
- a CDS encoding iron-sulfur cluster biosynthesis family protein, with amino-acid sequence MNITFTDQAIERLQRYELSSKKMLLDFDDGVGPFSAVGGCSLDGDYRLILVKEDLDTPDYNEKIASNLGDVFIKDHTAVQFDDEMEVRFNPRYFTMPLVSPKRVLTDNLEVLDLSNTGLNSQIDRAHDC; translated from the coding sequence ATGAATATCACATTTACTGATCAAGCTATCGAACGTTTACAGCGTTATGAACTGTCATCTAAGAAGATGCTCCTAGATTTTGATGATGGGGTTGGTCCATTTTCTGCCGTTGGGGGTTGCAGTTTAGATGGTGATTATCGACTAATCCTTGTTAAAGAGGATTTAGATACCCCCGATTATAATGAAAAGATTGCCTCTAATTTAGGGGATGTTTTTATTAAAGACCATACAGCAGTTCAATTTGATGATGAAATGGAAGTAAGGTTTAACCCGCGTTACTTTACAATGCCACTTGTCAGTCCTAAACGCGTTTTAACAGATAATCTTGAAGTTCTGGATCTTAGTAATACAGGCTTAAATTCTCAAATTGATCGAGCACATGATTGCTAG
- a CDS encoding manganese-dependent inorganic pyrophosphatase has translation MSKELVFGHQKPDTDAITAAMAFSYFQNQLGYETEAVALGEPNDETKFALKTFGMEAPRVIETAANEVDKVMLVDHNEPQQSVSDIDKVTVTHLVDHHRIAGFETAQPLWATVRPYGCVSTIITELFQEKHINIPANLAGMMLSAIISDTLLLKSPTTTDHDREAVKYLAKIAGVEDYEKYGIEMLKAGTNLGAKSDADIVDGDAKTFELGGKKVRIGQVNTVDLDDVFARQADLESQMQSMMDDNDYDLFLLIATNILNSDSELLVIGDPAEKVEAAFGKKLNENKRMNLPGVVSRKKQVVPPLTDAFEG, from the coding sequence ATGAGCAAAGAATTAGTATTTGGACACCAAAAGCCTGATACAGATGCGATTACTGCTGCAATGGCATTTTCATACTTCCAAAACCAATTGGGATACGAAACTGAAGCAGTTGCTTTAGGTGAACCAAATGATGAGACTAAGTTTGCATTGAAGACTTTCGGTATGGAAGCACCACGCGTAATCGAAACCGCTGCAAACGAAGTAGATAAGGTAATGCTTGTAGACCACAACGAACCACAACAAAGTGTTAGTGATATCGACAAGGTCACTGTAACGCACTTAGTTGACCACCACCGAATTGCCGGCTTTGAAACGGCTCAACCACTCTGGGCAACTGTTCGTCCTTACGGTTGTGTAAGTACAATCATTACAGAATTGTTCCAAGAAAAGCACATTAATATTCCCGCTAACTTGGCTGGGATGATGCTTTCTGCTATCATTTCTGATACCTTGCTTTTGAAGTCACCAACTACAACTGACCACGATCGTGAAGCTGTTAAGTACTTAGCAAAGATCGCTGGTGTTGAAGATTACGAAAAGTACGGCATTGAAATGCTTAAGGCTGGTACTAACCTTGGTGCTAAGTCTGATGCTGATATCGTTGATGGTGATGCTAAGACCTTTGAACTTGGCGGCAAGAAAGTTCGTATTGGTCAAGTTAACACCGTTGATTTAGATGATGTTTTTGCTCGTCAAGCTGATCTTGAAAGTCAAATGCAAAGTATGATGGATGATAACGATTATGATTTATTCTTATTAATCGCTACTAACATCTTAAACAGTGACTCAGAGTTATTAGTTATTGGTGATCCTGCTGAAAAGGTTGAAGCAGCCTTTGGTAAGAAGCTTAACGAAAACAAGCGGATGAATTTACCGGGTGTTGTATCACGGAAGAAGCAAGTTGTTCCTCCTTTGACTGATGCATTCGAAGGTTAA
- a CDS encoding NUDIX hydrolase: MAYIKEIRDLVGNRPLIMTSASGALLNKQKAVLLQERADTGDWGFPGGYMEFGESFEQTVKREFKEDAGVEVVPVKRLAIFDQNFYTYPNGDRVQPVNAFYLVEESSAKHYQPKITETTTTEYFSLDKEPPRFFNSQHEQMWQILKDFIHNRKDI; encoded by the coding sequence TTGGCGTATATTAAAGAAATTCGTGATTTAGTTGGGAATCGTCCCTTAATAATGACCAGTGCTTCTGGGGCACTCTTAAACAAGCAGAAGGCTGTTTTACTTCAAGAACGGGCGGACACTGGTGATTGGGGTTTCCCAGGCGGCTACATGGAATTTGGCGAATCTTTTGAGCAAACTGTAAAGCGGGAATTTAAAGAAGATGCGGGAGTTGAAGTCGTGCCTGTCAAACGACTAGCAATTTTTGATCAGAATTTTTACACTTATCCTAATGGTGACCGCGTTCAACCAGTTAATGCTTTTTACTTAGTTGAAGAAAGTAGCGCTAAGCATTATCAGCCAAAAATTACAGAAACGACAACTACTGAATATTTTTCGTTAGATAAAGAACCACCACGTTTTTTTAACAGTCAGCATGAACAAATGTGGCAGATCTTAAAAGATTTTATTCATAATAGGAAAGATATTTAA